A single Phragmites australis chromosome 4, lpPhrAust1.1, whole genome shotgun sequence DNA region contains:
- the LOC133916742 gene encoding probable protein phosphatase 2C BIPP2C1 isoform X2: MDEVLVIAGVLDFQPGDRAPPPTRVSAASCHSVECPPDTGGAEEAPGGPGLEDTGAVAVELAGSNSAGALSGDTSGGPAGSDAGGVEVLCSEIGAELESTEPGVLDVRLVAPVVGLHGQKLDGAALSSDEAGATNGISLVEVSPSDASSILDATGSIGGSSLVKGSLAEASGAGGCELEVLEKPTGTLAAVGFPNGDVSSEVGVEMKDEVDSRNGLAQGELEVCADGDGVEEATEMSGALCDEGLEGMETSLEECEASDSSTVHVEEGVDRMETSLDDSEASDGSTTQDSDIETESSGSSTEERDAGYRAHIPQMDEAIRKVARENNTSGAKSSDRMTSASVATLVLASGAAISPHPSKVLTGGEDAYFIACDGWFGVADGVGQWSFEGINAGLYATELMDGCKKFVIESQGAPGMRTEEVLAKAADEARSPGSSTVLVAHFDGQKYTIDLQKGDVIVTATDGLFDNIYEEEVAAIVSKSLEEDLKPTEIAEFLAARAKEVGRSGFGSSPFSDAALSAGYLGYSGGKLDDVTVVVSIVRESEV, from the exons ATGGACGAGGTCCTCGTCATCGCCGGCGTCCTCGACTTCCAACCCGGCGACCGCGCCCCTCCTCCCACACGCGTCTCCGCCGCTTCGTGCCATTCCGTGGAGTGTCCCCCTGACACCG GTGGTGCCGAGGAGGCGCCGGGGGGTCCGGGTCTCGAGGACACAGGCGCCGTTGCGGTGGAGTTGGCGGGGTCAAATTCGGCCGGTGCTTTGAGTGGCGATACGTCGGGAGGCCCTGCCGGCAGTGATGCCGGAGGTGTGGAGGTTTTGTGCTCAGAGATTGGCGCTGAGCTCGAATCGACAGAACCGGGTGTTTTGGATGTCAGATTAGTTGCTCCAGTGGTGGGACTCCATGGGCAGAAGTTGGATGGTGCGGCTTTAAGCTCTGATGAAGCTGGTGCCACTAATGGGATCTCACTGGTTGAGGTGTCCCCATCAGATGCCAGTTCAATTTTGGATGCCACTGGGTCAATTGGTGGTTCTTCCCTCGTGAAGGGGTCCCTGGCAGAGGCGAGTGGCGCCGGAGGATGTGAACTAGAGGTGCTGGAAAAGCCAACAGGGACCCTTGCTGCTGTGGGGTTCCCCAATGGGGATGTAAGTTCTGAGGTAGGAGTTGAGATGAAAGATGAAGTGGACAGTAGAAATGGCCTTGCCCAAGGGGAATTGGAAGTGTGTGCTGATGGTGACGGTGTCGAGGAGGCCACTGAGATGAGTGGTGCCTTGTGTGACGAAGGATTGGAGGGGATGGAGACGAGTTTGGAGGAATGTGAGGCCTCAGATAGCTCCACCGTGCATGTTGAGGAAGGAGTGGACAGGATGGAGACGAGTTTGGATGACTCTGAGGCTTCGGATGGCTCAACCACACAAGATTCTGACATCGAGACAGAGTCGAGTGGTTCTAGTACAGAAGAGCGAGACGCAGGATACAGAGCCCACATCCCTCAAATG GATGAAGCAATCCGAAAGGTGGCTAGAGAAAACAACACTTCAGGGGCAAAGAGCTCTGATAG GATGACTTCAGCATCCGTAGCAACACTTGTGCTGGCTTCAGGTGCAGCGATTTCACCACATCCTTCAAAG GTGTTGACAGGTGGTGAAGATGCATATTTTATAGCTTGTGACGGTTGGTTTGGTGTAGCAGATGGAGTTGGTCAGTGGTCATTTGAAG GAATCAATGCAGGGCTTTATGCAACAGAACTAATGGATGGTTGCAAGAAGTTTGTAATAGAGAGTCAAGGGGCACCAGGGATGAGAACCGAGGAAGTTCTTGCTAAGGCTGCGGATGAAGCACGGTCCCCTGGTTCTTCCACTGTTTTAGTTGCTCATTTTGATGGCCAG AAATACACCATCGATCTGCAAAAGGGTGATGTCATTGTAACAGCAACAGATGGTCTTTTTGACAACATCTACGAGGAAGAAGTAGCAGCCATCGTCTCCAAATCATTAGAAGAGGACCTCAAGCCTACG GAGATTGCCGAGTTCCTGGCTGCTAGAGCAAAAGAAGTGGGGCGGTCAGGATTTGGAAGTAGCCCGTTTTCGGACGCAGCTCTCTCGGCTGGGTACCTTGGTTACTCCGGGGGCAAGCTGGATGATGTAACAGTTGTTGTATCTATTGTTCGGGAATCTGAAGTTTAG
- the LOC133916742 gene encoding probable protein phosphatase 2C BIPP2C1 isoform X1, whose protein sequence is MDEVLVIAGVLDFQPGDRAPPPTRVSAASCHSVECPPDTGGAEEAPGGPGLEDTGAVAVELAGSNSAGALSGDTSGGPAGSDAGGVEVLCSEIGAELESTEPGVLDVRLVAPVVGLHGQKLDGAALSSDEAGATNGISLVEVSPSDASSILDATGSIGGSSLVKGSLAEASGAGGCELEVLEKPTGTLAAVGFPNGDVSSEVGVEMKDEVDSRNGLAQGELEVCADGDGVEEATEMSGALCDEGLEGMETSLEECEASDSSTVHVEEGVDRMETSLDDSEASDGSTTQDSDIETESSGSSTEERDAGYRAHIPQMDEAIRKVARENNTSGAKSSDRMTSASVATLVLASGAAISPHPSKVLTGGEDAYFIACDGWFGVADGVGQWSFEGINAGLYATELMDGCKKFVIESQGAPGMRTEEVLAKAADEARSPGSSTVLVAHFDGQVLHASNIGDSGFLVIRNAEIYKKSKPMTYGFNFPLQIEKGDDPLKLVQKYTIDLQKGDVIVTATDGLFDNIYEEEVAAIVSKSLEEDLKPTEIAEFLAARAKEVGRSGFGSSPFSDAALSAGYLGYSGGKLDDVTVVVSIVRESEV, encoded by the exons ATGGACGAGGTCCTCGTCATCGCCGGCGTCCTCGACTTCCAACCCGGCGACCGCGCCCCTCCTCCCACACGCGTCTCCGCCGCTTCGTGCCATTCCGTGGAGTGTCCCCCTGACACCG GTGGTGCCGAGGAGGCGCCGGGGGGTCCGGGTCTCGAGGACACAGGCGCCGTTGCGGTGGAGTTGGCGGGGTCAAATTCGGCCGGTGCTTTGAGTGGCGATACGTCGGGAGGCCCTGCCGGCAGTGATGCCGGAGGTGTGGAGGTTTTGTGCTCAGAGATTGGCGCTGAGCTCGAATCGACAGAACCGGGTGTTTTGGATGTCAGATTAGTTGCTCCAGTGGTGGGACTCCATGGGCAGAAGTTGGATGGTGCGGCTTTAAGCTCTGATGAAGCTGGTGCCACTAATGGGATCTCACTGGTTGAGGTGTCCCCATCAGATGCCAGTTCAATTTTGGATGCCACTGGGTCAATTGGTGGTTCTTCCCTCGTGAAGGGGTCCCTGGCAGAGGCGAGTGGCGCCGGAGGATGTGAACTAGAGGTGCTGGAAAAGCCAACAGGGACCCTTGCTGCTGTGGGGTTCCCCAATGGGGATGTAAGTTCTGAGGTAGGAGTTGAGATGAAAGATGAAGTGGACAGTAGAAATGGCCTTGCCCAAGGGGAATTGGAAGTGTGTGCTGATGGTGACGGTGTCGAGGAGGCCACTGAGATGAGTGGTGCCTTGTGTGACGAAGGATTGGAGGGGATGGAGACGAGTTTGGAGGAATGTGAGGCCTCAGATAGCTCCACCGTGCATGTTGAGGAAGGAGTGGACAGGATGGAGACGAGTTTGGATGACTCTGAGGCTTCGGATGGCTCAACCACACAAGATTCTGACATCGAGACAGAGTCGAGTGGTTCTAGTACAGAAGAGCGAGACGCAGGATACAGAGCCCACATCCCTCAAATG GATGAAGCAATCCGAAAGGTGGCTAGAGAAAACAACACTTCAGGGGCAAAGAGCTCTGATAG GATGACTTCAGCATCCGTAGCAACACTTGTGCTGGCTTCAGGTGCAGCGATTTCACCACATCCTTCAAAG GTGTTGACAGGTGGTGAAGATGCATATTTTATAGCTTGTGACGGTTGGTTTGGTGTAGCAGATGGAGTTGGTCAGTGGTCATTTGAAG GAATCAATGCAGGGCTTTATGCAACAGAACTAATGGATGGTTGCAAGAAGTTTGTAATAGAGAGTCAAGGGGCACCAGGGATGAGAACCGAGGAAGTTCTTGCTAAGGCTGCGGATGAAGCACGGTCCCCTGGTTCTTCCACTGTTTTAGTTGCTCATTTTGATGGCCAG GTTCTTCATGCATCTAATATAGGAGATTCTGGATTCCTTGTGATAAGGAATGCAGAGatctataaaaaatcaaaaccaatGACTTATGGTTTCAATTTTCCCTTGCAAATTGAAAAGGGTGATGATCCTTTAAAACTTGTTCAG AAATACACCATCGATCTGCAAAAGGGTGATGTCATTGTAACAGCAACAGATGGTCTTTTTGACAACATCTACGAGGAAGAAGTAGCAGCCATCGTCTCCAAATCATTAGAAGAGGACCTCAAGCCTACG GAGATTGCCGAGTTCCTGGCTGCTAGAGCAAAAGAAGTGGGGCGGTCAGGATTTGGAAGTAGCCCGTTTTCGGACGCAGCTCTCTCGGCTGGGTACCTTGGTTACTCCGGGGGCAAGCTGGATGATGTAACAGTTGTTGTATCTATTGTTCGGGAATCTGAAGTTTAG